The following is a genomic window from Adhaeribacter radiodurans.
CTAAAGCTGGCATATAATTCGGTGCGGAAACGGGTAGCCGAAGCTTTGCTTTTAGTGGAAAAACAATACCAGCAGGATAAAGGCAAAAATTACCAGGTAACTATGTCCCGCGAAGACCTCGCCAATATAGTAGGCGCTTCCAAAGAAACCGTAATCCGTACCCTATCCGATTTTAAAGATGAAAAACTGATTGATATTAACGGCGGCAAAATCACTATCTTAAATTCAGATAAGCTCGCCCGCATGCGGAATTAGAATTTCCTGTTATTTATATTTTATTTGATATCTCGAAAAGAAACCATGGTAGCCTAGGAACTACAGCTACCTATTATCCTGGCGCGAGCGTCCACGCTCGTGTCTACCATTAGGTAGGCCTCCGGCCGGGCGAACGGTTATACTTTTCTTAGAAGAGATTAAGTTTTATTACCACTAACCTGAAGACGGACGATAAGCCTCACGAGTGAAGACGCTAGCGATAATTTCTTATACCTTTCATTACTTTTCTAATTATCTATAGCCTTCATGACAACAATCTGCTAAAAGAATGACTTTTATCATATTTACGGAAGCGTGCTTTACGGAAATTTGTATAGAAATCTGAAATACATGCAGAACCAGTTAAAAGCTCTTTCCTTATCTTACAAAAATGCCCCTATTGCTATCCGGGAAATGGTTTCTTTAAATGAGACCGCTTGTAAGCACTTGCTGGATAAGATAAAAACGTACACCAATGTGCTGGAAGCACTGGTATTATCTACCTGTAACCGCACCGAAGTATATTACACTTCCGATAAAGATCTATCGCTGGAAATTATTAAATTAATTGCCATTGAAAAAGGATTTCTGGCTATAAAAAAGGTGGAACCTTACTTCCAGCGGATATTAGAACCGGAGCAGGCGGTGCAACATTTATTTAGGGTGGCGCTAGGGTTAGAGTCGCAGGTAGTAGGTGATTTTCAGATTCTGAACCAGGTGAAAAATGCCTATCAATGGTCGGCAGATGCTGGAATGGCAGGGCCTTTTTTGCACCGGTTGCTACATACTGTATTTTTTACGAATAAGCGGGTAACCAATGAAACGGCTTTCCGCGACGGAGCCGCATCAGTTTCGTATGCCACAGTAGAGCTGGTAGAAGAAATTACCCAATTTATTAAAAGCCCAAGAGTATTAATGATTGGCGTAGGTGAAATGGGAACGAACGTTTGCCTGAACTTCCAGAAATCCAAAATAAAGGATGTGGTTGTTGCAAACCGCACTTACCACAAAGCCGCTGAACTGGCCCAAAAAGCAAATGCCCGCGTGGTTTCCTGGGAAAATATTACCGCTGAAATGCAAGCCGCCGATGTAATTATTTCTTCCGTACCCGGCGATTGTTTTTTCATCAGCAAACAGCAGGTAGCAGAACTACCCGCAAGCCCGCATAAGTACTTCATCGACCTTTCCATGCCTCGCAGCGTGGATGATAAATTGGCTACGCTGCCCGGCGTGGAAGTGTATAATATTGATACCATTAAAAACCGGGCTACCGAAGCATTGGAACAACGCCTAGCTGCTATACCGCAAGTAAATGCTATTATTGCCGAAGCCATATTAGAGTTTGATAACTGGGCGCGCGAAATGGTAATTTCCCCGGCTATTCAGCAATTTAAAAGTTTACTTGAGCAAATTCGCCAGCAGGAAGTAAATCGGGCTCTTAAAAGTATTGATCCAGCCAATCACCAGGTAATAGAAGCTATCACCAAAAACATTCTGAATAAAATTGTAAAACTGCCGGTACTGGAACTTAAAGCCGCTTGCCAGCGTGGGGAATCAGAAAACTTACTGGCTGGTTTAACCGCCTTATTTAACCTGGAAAAGCAAGAAGTTTAATAATTTTGTTTTAATAAAAAAGTCTCTGGCAGTTAATACCAAATAGTATCAAAAAGCTACTCTAGATTTTGCTTGCTAGTAAGCGTTTTCTTTGAAGCCTGTTCCAGCCTCCAGGCACAGGTTCCATCTAGTTTGACAAGGCTAAGTTTGCCTCGTGGCCGGCAGGCCCCGTTTAGCTCTCTCGGGCGGTTTAGCGAACCTTGGCTCGTGCACTGCGCCATGCCTCCTGCGTCGGCACCGGAACGCTAAAAGGCCCTCCACAGCCAAACTGGTATCAGTTGCTTGTAGTTGTTGCTTTTCTTCCACATCTTATATAATTCACTTGTAGTATTAACTTGTTTAATCAAGAAGAAGGAAAATGGTTTTAATTGGTGGTTACTAATGACAAGAATTAACGGAATTAAACTTCCTGTTCTGCTTTCCGTCTCAACAGATTCTAATAAATTCGACTTATTACAATCTACTTAATACAATCTATACTACTAAAAAAGTAAAAGCTGGAGCTAAGAGCAACTAACACCAGTTTGGCTGTGGAGCACCTGCTAAGTTTCCGGTGCCGAGGAACGAGGCATTCCGCAGACGGAGTCGAGGAAAGGAAGGCTAGCGAGTGCGGAAAAGCCAAACGAGGCCCGCCGGCCATGGAGGCAATCTTGAAAGTAGCAATTTAGACAGCACCAGTGAATGGAGACTTGCAAAGTCTCCAAAGAACAACATCAAAGTCCGCTATAGCAATTACTGCTTACTATTGGGTATGACTGCCAGAGACTTTTTATTATCTGTTTTTTAGTAAATCAGTTCTCTTCTTCCCGGTTTACAAAAGGGATAGCAGGTGCCTGACCTTGAATTATGCGAATTTTATTCGAGAAAATGCGAGCAATATTGGCGGCGCGCAGCTTTGCTTCTTCCGCTACTGGTCCCCGGAAATTCTCGGTAACTGTTTCGTAAAAAAGGCGCAGCCATTGCGCAAAATGAGCCTGATCTACGGGCAAAAAAGCGTGCTTTGGAAAAGGTTGTCCTTCGTAAGTAGCGGTGCCTAATAAAATAGAACTCCAGAACCGGTACATAATAGGCAAATGCTTTTCCCAGTTTACTTGGGCATGGTCGTTAAATATCGGCGCTAGCAAGGCATCCTGATTTACTTTATCGTAAAAGGTATCTACTAGCTTTTGTATATCGGCTTCGGTGGTAATGTCGGTTACTATATGCTGCATACAAGAGTGTTTTAGAGTAAACATTCCGGACAGGAAATTAACTCCTGATTCTTAGGTTTTATACGACAAACGTATGGTTATTAGGCAAAACTTACTTTACTAAAATCATTTTAAAATTAGTTACTGCCACTAAAGAATGAGGAATGTCGGCCGGAATAACAATGACTTCGCCCGCGGTTAGTTCTTTGGAAGGCCCATCTTTTATCTGAAATAAACAAGTTCCTTCCAGCATAATTAATAAAGCAGGCTGAGGCGTTGTATGGGTTTTTAGTTCTTGTCCGGCGGTAAAGGCAAATAAAATACTCTTTTGTTGCCCATTGTTCAGCAGAATTTTAGAACTGAATTTTTCTGGCTGATAGCTTATCTGGTCAGTTACATTTTCCAGGTCTGTCGGTACATATTTTGGTTCGGATAGCATACGTGTATTTAATTATAAGCGGGAACCCGCCGATTGCTTTGAGGTACAAATTGTTGCCGGAATATGGCAGAAGCGGTGCCCAGCAATAAGCCTAATTTAAATATTTCCAGGGTAACATAAACAAAGTGTAATTTGCTGGGGCCCGGAATTTTGCCAGCAATAATCTGTAAAGCCCGGGCATCTAAAGCCGGTAACAGCCAGTTAGTTTGTACGAACAAAACAGCGGAAAGCAGAAGCACCGGCGTCCATATTCGAAACGGTGCCCGATTATAAAATAAGCCAGCCATCACTACCAAGCTAAAAAGTAGTTCAAACTTATTCAGCCAGCCAAAAACCAGCCGGCCAATTCCTAAACCAATAGCCAGGGTAACCTGCGGTGCCGCGAATTTTACCGGCGCTTCCAGAAATGAAATACCGGCCACCATTCCGGCCCAAAGCAAGAGGGCAAAAAGAATAATTTGGGTAACTACAGGGTTTTCTTGCTCCCGTACAATGCGGTTCATAAGGGAAGTAATTAGTTGATAGTTGTTTGTTATTGGTTGTTAGATTGATAAAATTCTGGTACTCAGAATTATTTGGCTGTGGAGGGATAAGCAAATACGCGTCTTATTTTATTTGCCAGCGTTTGAGCAGTGGCGGCAGTTGGTCCGGTAAAATGCTCTTCTACTGCTTCCTGAAACAAGTGAATCCACTGCTTTACCTGGGCGCGTTCGTCTGGTAAAAAAGCGTGCAAAATAAGCGGATGGCCCGTGTAAGTGGCGGACTTAAGTAAGACCGAATCCCAGAAGTTTTTCATCTGGAAAAGATGCTGGTTCCAATCGCGCGGCGAGAGATGCTCGAACAAGGCACACAGGTAAGGTTGCGATCTTATTTTTTCATAGAAAGCCTCCACCAATATATTAATGTCGGTTGGGGTGGCAATATCGTTTTTAGTTGTTTTCATAATAGTTGTATATTTTCTGGTAACCAGAGCTGAGAAAAGAATGATAAGTAAGTCTATACACATCTTAGCTATATTCCTGAACTTCCATCTATCAAGCTCTCTGGACTGGTAATAGTTTGCGGTTTATTTTATTCAAATATCGGACTGGCTCTAAGCATTGAGTTCATTCATTTGAAACATAACAAATATGCGGCCTCTACGCTCTGATTCGAATGAGATGAATCATGAGGCGTCATGACTTCCATCATCTTTAACGCCGCGAGTCCGGGATAATTTTGTACAGAATAAAAGAATGAACTACCATGCCGGAAACCGCACTTCCTCTGGTAAAAGATTATTGCTACCATTGTGGCGACGAATGTACCAGTACTCCTATTTATGCCGAAGAAAAACCGTTTTGCTGCACGGGATGCAAATCGGTGTACGAAATTTTGTACGCGAATAATCTTTGCACCTATTACGCTCTCGATAAAAGCGAAAAACCGGGTGTAACCGTAAAAGAAGAAGACGTAAACGTAGGCCAGTTTGCGTACCTCGATGAAGCCAGTATTCAGAACCAGTTACTCCAGTTTCAGAGCGATACGCTGCACAAGGTTTTGTTTCAAATACCAGGTATGCACTGTAGTTCCTGCATCTGGCTCCTCGAAAACCTTTATAAACTGGACCAAGGTGTGCTGGAGTCGCGGGTGAATTTCCCGCGCAAAGAAATAACCATTGCCTACCATCCGGGCAAAACCAAACTAAGCGCCATTGTAACGTTGCTGCACAAGATTGGCTATGCCCCCACACTTAACCTAGAAAACCTATCTGCTAAAAAATTCTCCCGTAAGTATGCCATTAATTTAAAACTGGGTTTAGCCGGTTTTTGCTTTGGTAATATAATGCTGCTGAGTTTCCCGGAGTATTTTGCCTTTACCGACGAGATTAAACAAGAATTTGGGTCTTTCTTTGGTTACCTGAGCATTGTGCTGGCTTTACCGGTTTTATTATACAGTGCTCGCGGCTTTTTTACTTCGGCGTGGCAATCGCTGAAACAACGACACATTAACCTTGACACCCCCATCAGCCTGGGTCTGTTGTCTTTATTCAGCGTGAGTGTGTACGGTATTTTTACGGCATCCGGGCCCGGTTTCCTCGATTCTTTTACCGGCTTGGTATTTTTCATGCTGATTGGTAAATACGTGCAGCAAACCACCTACGATGCCCTGGCCTTTGATCGGGACTATAAAGCGTATTTTCCCATTTCGGTTACGGTTCTGAAAAAAGGAGTAGAGCGTATTATTGCCGTAAAAGAACTGGTGCCTACCCAGCGCATTCGCATCCGCAATCAGGAACTAATACCCGCCGATGCGATTCTGCTGCGCGGCCAGGCATTTATTGATTATTCCTTTGTTTCCGGCGAATCGGTGCCCGTGCCCAAGGTGGCCGGGGAAATTATTTACGCCGGTGGCCGGCAAGTAGGCGAAAGCATCGAGCTGGAAGTAATGAAAGATGTATCGCAAAGTTACCTGACCCAACTCTGGAATAACGAGGTTTTCCGGAAAGACAAAGGCTATTTTGGAGTGGGCACCTATGCCGACAAAGTGGGAAGTTACTTTATTTCGGTAACCTTGCTGATTGCCCTCGGAGCACTCGTGTATTGGGTACCGCGCGATTCGGATATGGCTATTAAAGCGTTTACCTCGGTGCTGGTAATTGCCTGCCCCTGTGCCTTATCGCTTAGTACTCCGTTTACCTTATCCAATACGCTTAAAATATTTGGTAAACATAAATTTTACCTTAAAAACGGCGACGTAGCCGAGACATTAGCCAAAGCCGATACAATAGTTTTTGATAAAACCGGCACCTTAACCGAAAGCACCCAAACCGATATTGCTTACCAGGGCGAATCGCTGAATAAGCAGGAAGAAAGTCTGATCCGGTCGGTGTTGCAGCACTCCACGCACCCTTTAAGCCAAAGCTTATATAGTTACTTGTCGGCGCCTATATTACCCGTAATTAATTACCGCGAAGTTTCCGGTAAAGGCGTGGAAGGTTTGGTTAACGGAGTTACCATCCTAATTGGTTCAGCGGAATTTACCACTGCCACCGAACCCGAAGCTCAGGATTCTTTGGCTACCCGCGTGTATGTTCGGGTTGGTGTGGCGCAGCCGGGTTATTTTACCTTTCATAACCATTACCGGCCCGGCTTAAAAGTCTTACTATCTGAATTGCAACAGCAAGGCAAAAAACTGGCAGTGCTATCCGGCGATAATGCATCGGAGAAAGAAAACCTACAGCACTACTTTGGCGAGGATGCCGAACTGCGCTTTAACCAATCGCCGGCCGATAAATTGGCTTTTGTGGCTGCATTAAAAGAACAAGGCCGTAAAGTAATAATGGTGGGCGATGGCTTAAACGATGCGGGCGCCTTGAAAATGAGCGATGCCGGTATTTCGGTAACCAGTTCCGTTAATGGCTTTTCGCCGGGTTGCGATGCCATTCTGGATGCCAATAGTTTTACGCAATTAGCGCAATTTTTACGCTTCGCCCGCCGCAGTTTGTATGTGATCCTGGGTTCCTTCGGGGTATCGTTTATCTATAATATTATTGGCTTGTCGCTGGCGGTTATGGGTAAGTTTTCGCCGGTAGCCTCCGCTATACTTATGCCGATTAGCTCGCTGAGCGTGATTGTATGTTCGGTGTTGGGTGTGCGGTTAGTGGCTTGGCAAATGGGGTTTGGTAATAAAAGTATTAAAGATTAAATGCTGTAGTTGGCTATCCGATAATATTTCCGAAGGTATAGTTGCTTGCGTAGCTACGGTACATGTCTTTGATTGCTTACGGAGTTGTTTCATTGCTGATTTCTTTGTTCTTTTTGTCTTGACACAAAAAGAACCAAAAAAGTCTAGACGATTTTCAACTCGCTCCGCTCAAACACAAAATCGTCGGGCTTTGCACCTGATTATGGTTTACTGTTGCATTGCTGGTAAGGGGTATATTTTAACTCTGTTTATGAGTTTGGTATCCTGAGTATTTAGTA
Proteins encoded in this region:
- the hemA gene encoding glutamyl-tRNA reductase, which translates into the protein MQNQLKALSLSYKNAPIAIREMVSLNETACKHLLDKIKTYTNVLEALVLSTCNRTEVYYTSDKDLSLEIIKLIAIEKGFLAIKKVEPYFQRILEPEQAVQHLFRVALGLESQVVGDFQILNQVKNAYQWSADAGMAGPFLHRLLHTVFFTNKRVTNETAFRDGAASVSYATVELVEEITQFIKSPRVLMIGVGEMGTNVCLNFQKSKIKDVVVANRTYHKAAELAQKANARVVSWENITAEMQAADVIISSVPGDCFFISKQQVAELPASPHKYFIDLSMPRSVDDKLATLPGVEVYNIDTIKNRATEALEQRLAAIPQVNAIIAEAILEFDNWAREMVISPAIQQFKSLLEQIRQQEVNRALKSIDPANHQVIEAITKNILNKIVKLPVLELKAACQRGESENLLAGLTALFNLEKQEV
- a CDS encoding group III truncated hemoglobin — translated: MKTTKNDIATPTDINILVEAFYEKIRSQPYLCALFEHLSPRDWNQHLFQMKNFWDSVLLKSATYTGHPLILHAFLPDERAQVKQWIHLFQEAVEEHFTGPTAATAQTLANKIRRVFAYPSTAK
- a CDS encoding cupin domain-containing protein, whose protein sequence is MLSEPKYVPTDLENVTDQISYQPEKFSSKILLNNGQQKSILFAFTAGQELKTHTTPQPALLIMLEGTCLFQIKDGPSKELTAGEVIVIPADIPHSLVAVTNFKMILVK
- a CDS encoding group III truncated hemoglobin, which codes for MQHIVTDITTEADIQKLVDTFYDKVNQDALLAPIFNDHAQVNWEKHLPIMYRFWSSILLGTATYEGQPFPKHAFLPVDQAHFAQWLRLFYETVTENFRGPVAEEAKLRAANIARIFSNKIRIIQGQAPAIPFVNREEEN
- a CDS encoding heavy metal translocating P-type ATPase encodes the protein MPETALPLVKDYCYHCGDECTSTPIYAEEKPFCCTGCKSVYEILYANNLCTYYALDKSEKPGVTVKEEDVNVGQFAYLDEASIQNQLLQFQSDTLHKVLFQIPGMHCSSCIWLLENLYKLDQGVLESRVNFPRKEITIAYHPGKTKLSAIVTLLHKIGYAPTLNLENLSAKKFSRKYAINLKLGLAGFCFGNIMLLSFPEYFAFTDEIKQEFGSFFGYLSIVLALPVLLYSARGFFTSAWQSLKQRHINLDTPISLGLLSLFSVSVYGIFTASGPGFLDSFTGLVFFMLIGKYVQQTTYDALAFDRDYKAYFPISVTVLKKGVERIIAVKELVPTQRIRIRNQELIPADAILLRGQAFIDYSFVSGESVPVPKVAGEIIYAGGRQVGESIELEVMKDVSQSYLTQLWNNEVFRKDKGYFGVGTYADKVGSYFISVTLLIALGALVYWVPRDSDMAIKAFTSVLVIACPCALSLSTPFTLSNTLKIFGKHKFYLKNGDVAETLAKADTIVFDKTGTLTESTQTDIAYQGESLNKQEESLIRSVLQHSTHPLSQSLYSYLSAPILPVINYREVSGKGVEGLVNGVTILIGSAEFTTATEPEAQDSLATRVYVRVGVAQPGYFTFHNHYRPGLKVLLSELQQQGKKLAVLSGDNASEKENLQHYFGEDAELRFNQSPADKLAFVAALKEQGRKVIMVGDGLNDAGALKMSDAGISVTSSVNGFSPGCDAILDANSFTQLAQFLRFARRSLYVILGSFGVSFIYNIIGLSLAVMGKFSPVASAILMPISSLSVIVCSVLGVRLVAWQMGFGNKSIKD